One Candidatus Anaeroferrophillus wilburensis genomic window, CCAGGGCCAGTGCCGCCGCTCCACCCTCAAGGGCAGCCATCCGTTTTTCCAGCACATCCTGGGTTGGATTCATGAGCCGGGTATAGATGTTGCCCAACTCCTTTAAGGCAAAAAGATTGGCAGCATGTTCTGTATCTCTGAAAACATACGAACTTGTCCGGTGCACCGGTACGGCGCGGGCACACGTCTCATCAAGAGTAATGCCGGCATGCAACGCTAAGGTTTCAAATCCATAATGGTCAGCCATTTTTTATTCCCCTCTTTGTTCCGGTGGTCTGATCGCTAACCAGCGAAGACAGGACAGCGCATTGCCGGCAAAGCTTTATTTTTTCATCCCAGCTTCCCTGGGGTCTGCCGGCACAGGTGGTGCCGTTGATGAACCAGCAGAGATCGCCGGCGTTGAATTCCCATGCCGGACACTTTTTTCTCTGCTCTGGCGAACATTTCGTAATCTGCCAGCAGGGTTTTCTGTTTTTAGCATCAACCGCAGCCCGGGAAGCCAGAAACAGGACCTGCCTCTCCACATCAGCTGGTATGACGCGCCACCCCTGTTCATAACTGTGAACGGCCTTGATGGATTTCCCCAAAAGTTCTGCCATCTCTTTCTGGGTTTTATCTAATTTCTGCCTGAAATCTTTGAACTCATTGCTGTGCATGCAGGTTACTTCCTGGCTGATATGTATTGTCTTATCCGGTTTTTTTATGCCACAATGTGGTATTTAATGTCAACGTAAATCCCCCCTTTCCTGGGCGTCAACCGGTGAGATTTCTACAGCTGGCGCGTGGATGGCCGGATCAGTTGAGCGATCTTTATTTTGAAGCAAGTGAGAACGAGAGTCGTCAGGATAGGAGTTGGATGTTTAAAAGCAAAAGACA contains:
- a CDS encoding helix-turn-helix transcriptional regulator, whose protein sequence is MHSNEFKDFRQKLDKTQKEMAELLGKSIKAVHSYEQGWRVIPADVERQVLFLASRAAVDAKNRKPCWQITKCSPEQRKKCPAWEFNAGDLCWFINGTTCAGRPQGSWDEKIKLCRQCAVLSSLVSDQTTGTKRGIKNG